One Phocaeicola dorei genomic region harbors:
- the tssR gene encoding type VI secretion system protein TssR domain-containing protein, whose product MKKNCISTLIKGGWICGCIICMASCRPVHRFTRIKNVPREYMRNYSIEGVKAPRSQTLPKHTPWIVFANEAGTTYLSPSGKNEMQSVKYMDAFLVIKRKGDWLRVIQYDPAILKNGKLKEWKQAKYCGWINQNDLLLTRSGFTDIVTGFKNKQVVMLNDSVALATPKTYFANDSVKLFKNTDLTQEAGKIPFYSVVYPYQISEDKGCTLVADKPQLDADSIGHAVIGWIDGRLLTAPEQQLHIDITSLPDSTLVFKDRERKDTLPLSSNDLKRKLQLSASQPAIRYSPVLSYRNNDTSFCFKTRLPMPVIDKRESYVLNVNGNPIYYGTFKNKIEKDLQKINLMFVLEGKENTIQRFPAVVNAIQGLQSQLVNDDSFSFRFGAVLTFNEPDNRKDPICKLTPDYMELLDFLSAKARNAEQLKPTYGRFGSWSGLRIGVEQFNKCPDETNILVVIGDKGFNSEWADSTLVNKLVKNNCRMIGFQLYGGEPDNFNNFVLQIGNMIDCSAPRISRKKRELIVYPEQIRNENEYAEVNHNTYCLDFPNRSMTQGWLVFPQKNESLELEGLTTAVDSMLIQVKFDNTLLSNSLARAFDEVGTHRYRTDSTMTAYYHIRQSGVQPMLSVLPDTEPAWSLPAQPIVLPDSLSSTLDYYLLVNEEEFKRLRKYVEAPSKLIVDYKYEAVKKKKQAKVDICDCPDDYLQTDAEESTVRVKTDSLNAPEYASTRRVRRKLTRHFLSERNRDRYCKVGRKTFLRMPLSEVLQRFTSCPTDYPFFEVYRVKDLRKKKMITDAELDMLIEYFKEKKKLLDEAAGKSFQSNGQTYYWISRDLLP is encoded by the coding sequence ATGAAAAAGAATTGCATATCGACACTCATAAAAGGAGGATGGATTTGCGGGTGCATCATCTGTATGGCATCCTGCAGACCGGTACACCGTTTTACGCGGATAAAGAATGTACCCCGTGAATATATGCGAAACTATTCCATAGAAGGGGTAAAGGCTCCCCGCAGCCAGACACTGCCCAAGCATACCCCGTGGATTGTCTTTGCCAATGAAGCAGGAACGACCTATCTGAGTCCGAGCGGAAAGAACGAGATGCAGTCTGTGAAATACATGGACGCATTTCTCGTCATCAAGCGAAAAGGAGACTGGCTCAGAGTCATTCAATACGACCCAGCCATTCTGAAAAACGGGAAACTGAAAGAATGGAAACAGGCAAAATACTGCGGATGGATCAACCAAAACGACCTGTTGCTGACCCGGAGCGGCTTTACCGACATTGTTACCGGATTCAAAAACAAACAGGTGGTCATGCTGAACGACAGCGTGGCATTGGCCACCCCAAAAACGTATTTTGCCAACGACTCCGTAAAACTGTTCAAAAATACAGACCTGACACAAGAGGCTGGCAAGATTCCATTTTACAGTGTCGTATATCCTTATCAAATATCGGAAGACAAAGGATGCACCCTCGTGGCAGACAAGCCGCAGCTTGACGCAGACAGCATAGGGCATGCTGTCATCGGATGGATAGACGGACGCCTGCTGACCGCCCCCGAACAGCAGCTCCATATAGACATAACCTCGCTGCCGGACAGCACGCTCGTCTTTAAAGACAGGGAACGGAAAGACACCTTGCCGCTATCATCCAACGACCTGAAGCGGAAACTGCAACTTTCGGCCAGCCAGCCTGCTATCCGCTACAGCCCGGTACTGTCCTACCGGAACAATGACACGAGCTTCTGCTTCAAAACCCGGCTTCCGATGCCGGTCATCGACAAACGGGAAAGCTATGTGCTGAATGTCAACGGCAATCCAATCTATTACGGGACTTTCAAAAACAAGATAGAGAAGGACCTGCAAAAAATAAACCTCATGTTTGTCCTGGAAGGAAAAGAGAACACCATCCAACGGTTTCCAGCCGTGGTGAATGCCATCCAGGGACTGCAATCGCAACTGGTGAATGACGACAGCTTTTCTTTCAGGTTCGGTGCCGTGCTTACCTTCAATGAACCGGACAACCGGAAAGACCCCATCTGCAAACTGACTCCCGACTACATGGAGCTGCTTGATTTCCTTTCCGCCAAAGCACGTAATGCCGAGCAACTGAAACCTACATACGGACGATTCGGCAGCTGGTCCGGCCTTCGGATCGGAGTGGAGCAATTCAACAAATGTCCGGATGAAACCAATATTCTGGTTGTCATCGGCGATAAAGGGTTCAACAGCGAGTGGGCAGACTCCACCTTGGTGAACAAGCTGGTAAAAAACAACTGCCGCATGATCGGCTTCCAGCTCTACGGAGGAGAACCGGACAACTTCAACAACTTCGTGCTGCAAATCGGGAACATGATAGACTGCTCGGCACCACGCATCAGCCGGAAAAAACGGGAACTGATTGTATATCCCGAACAAATCAGAAATGAAAACGAATATGCGGAGGTGAACCATAACACCTATTGTCTGGACTTTCCAAACCGGAGCATGACACAGGGATGGCTGGTGTTTCCGCAAAAGAACGAATCGCTGGAACTGGAAGGACTGACCACCGCCGTGGATTCCATGCTGATACAAGTGAAGTTTGACAATACCCTGCTGAGCAACAGCCTGGCAAGGGCATTCGACGAAGTGGGTACACACCGATATAGGACAGATTCGACAATGACAGCTTATTACCATATCCGCCAGTCGGGGGTACAACCCATGCTATCCGTACTTCCGGATACCGAACCCGCCTGGAGCCTGCCTGCACAGCCAATCGTACTGCCGGACTCGCTGTCCTCCACACTGGACTATTATCTGCTTGTCAACGAAGAGGAGTTCAAACGGTTGAGAAAGTATGTGGAAGCACCCTCCAAGCTGATTGTTGACTATAAATACGAAGCGGTCAAAAAGAAAAAGCAAGCGAAGGTGGATATCTGCGATTGTCCGGACGACTACCTACAGACAGATGCCGAAGAATCTACCGTACGTGTAAAGACGGACAGCCTGAACGCACCGGAATATGCCTCAACCCGACGTGTAAGAAGAAAACTGACCAGACATTTCCTTTCAGAGCGCAACAGGGACAGATATTGCAAGGTAGGGAGAAAGACTTTCCTGAGAATGCCCCTGTCAGAGGTCTTGCAAAGGTTTACCTCCTGCCCGACCGACTATCCTTTCTTTGAAGTTTACCGTGTCAAGGACTTGCGGAAAAAGAAAATGATTACGGATGCGGAGCTGGACATGCTGATTGAATATTTCAAGGAAAAGAAAAAACTGCTAGACGAAGCCGCCGGCAAGTCGTTCCAGTCCAACGGGCAGACATACTATTGGATCAGCCGCGACCTATTACCATAG
- the tssD gene encoding type VI secretion system tube protein TssD: MIYETILKIRGMEVPILYYNYRCHIRHYDDPNLRKIIQLHIQVCEEIGNRECLLVEGDLITLAFECKGEEQFFYDWLNEGAMHNGEIHFIYNEVEIVDIFRFWDCFCVKIEEYMSAGNSPMMMVLYLSPGIIKRNNLEVREKEWSDKNKTLTYSNNVHPKVYENLSSTVVDNSFPKDDSIGEIKIKSQEELEDVLCEMSKEAWRRAEDIAKLLPKSNSGRTVCSDGIVTISGYSKKRVSRKFRQQVPNMVDVPVSLVIAETMNIEHSLHKNSFLDNGISGSSSASHAEKQMLVKQKNEMAFGVNKKICECCYEFIQKIAQTTGNTIFVTQPIDETYIFSPTSEKGRIYKIGNTKI; the protein is encoded by the coding sequence ATGATTTATGAAACTATTCTGAAAATAAGAGGAATGGAGGTGCCGATACTCTATTATAACTATCGGTGCCACATCCGGCACTATGATGACCCGAATCTGAGAAAAATCATACAACTCCACATCCAAGTATGCGAGGAAATCGGCAATCGGGAGTGTCTGCTGGTCGAGGGAGACCTGATTACGCTTGCGTTTGAGTGCAAGGGTGAAGAACAGTTCTTCTATGACTGGCTGAACGAAGGGGCCATGCACAACGGGGAAATCCATTTTATCTACAACGAAGTGGAAATAGTGGATATTTTCCGGTTCTGGGACTGCTTCTGTGTGAAAATAGAGGAGTATATGAGTGCCGGAAACTCTCCGATGATGATGGTGCTGTATTTGTCACCGGGAATTATCAAAAGGAATAATCTGGAGGTTAGGGAAAAAGAATGGAGTGATAAGAATAAAACATTAACTTATAGTAATAACGTACATCCAAAAGTTTATGAGAATTTATCATCCACAGTTGTTGATAATAGCTTTCCGAAAGATGATTCTATTGGGGAAATAAAGATAAAATCTCAAGAAGAATTGGAAGATGTTCTTTGTGAAATGTCTAAGGAGGCTTGGAGAAGAGCTGAAGATATAGCAAAATTATTGCCCAAAAGTAATAGTGGTAGAACTGTTTGTTCAGATGGAATCGTAACTATCAGCGGATATAGTAAAAAAAGAGTAAGTAGGAAATTTAGACAGCAGGTTCCTAATATGGTGGATGTTCCTGTTTCTTTAGTTATTGCAGAAACTATGAATATAGAGCATAGTTTACATAAAAACTCCTTTTTAGATAATGGAATATCTGGTAGTAGCAGTGCTTCTCATGCTGAAAAACAGATGCTTGTGAAGCAGAAAAATGAAATGGCTTTTGGAGTAAATAAAAAGATTTGTGAATGCTGTTATGAATTTATACAAAAAATAGCTCAAACAACAGGTAATACTATTTTTGTAACTCAACCTATTGATGAAACATATATCTTTAGTCCAACTTCAGAAAAAGGTAGAATATACAAAATTGGAAATACAAAAATATGA
- a CDS encoding Imm5 family immunity protein, with the protein MKEIDNYLMLLKEEIRNNSFGHLPLKYRVHLMRYIGSPLIVNKIFYNCAVKIKSLNEEIFCKNEILLQILFEIQKYLYGNKGDKNHFMVIFDKYKNYLYEYDAFGGLLLSLCFNIATDASLILNIAEYNEEDDNEYDFEVWNPDFFAEIIWSEGIYFAAPNSGSVRKREAYWFWVLDTIKKIYRDTDLEIIPLSYQNRIDKKITIPFRNQFDDTIEAQFKDVLLYIMNCEPQKLKEGLGYKILFVSCIVDMFNITSSKGDTITLNTKNVDKICNAFRNIRKLMYKNNSKQGAWFQVEISLKNRDIYTSKFNYDDFDQIPSLFHNPDWLLKMFKEYPRSKEYTPEWLRKIIGNKCKYLKK; encoded by the coding sequence ATGAAAGAAATAGATAATTATTTGATGTTGTTGAAAGAGGAAATAAGGAATAACTCTTTTGGACATTTACCATTGAAATATCGTGTTCATCTTATGCGTTATATAGGTAGTCCATTAATTGTCAACAAAATATTTTATAATTGTGCAGTTAAAATAAAGAGCCTAAATGAGGAAATATTTTGTAAGAATGAAATATTGCTTCAGATATTATTTGAAATACAAAAATATTTATATGGCAATAAAGGTGATAAAAATCATTTTATGGTAATTTTTGATAAATATAAAAATTATCTATATGAATATGATGCTTTTGGAGGATTATTATTGTCACTATGTTTTAATATTGCTACTGATGCATCCTTGATATTGAATATAGCGGAATATAATGAAGAAGATGATAATGAATATGATTTTGAAGTGTGGAATCCTGATTTTTTTGCGGAAATAATTTGGTCTGAAGGTATCTACTTTGCTGCTCCAAATAGTGGTAGTGTAAGAAAAAGAGAAGCATATTGGTTTTGGGTATTGGATACCATAAAAAAGATCTACAGAGATACTGATTTGGAGATTATTCCTTTATCTTATCAAAATAGAATAGATAAAAAAATTACTATCCCTTTTCGTAATCAATTTGATGATACTATTGAGGCTCAATTCAAAGATGTACTACTTTATATAATGAATTGTGAACCTCAAAAGCTAAAGGAAGGACTTGGATATAAGATATTATTTGTCTCATGTATAGTTGATATGTTTAATATCACTTCATCTAAAGGGGATACAATAACATTAAATACAAAAAATGTAGATAAAATCTGTAATGCATTTAGAAATATACGTAAACTAATGTATAAGAACAATTCAAAACAAGGTGCATGGTTTCAAGTTGAAATATCGTTAAAAAATAGAGACATATATACATCCAAGTTTAATTATGATGACTTTGATCAAATTCCATCTTTATTTCATAATCCTGATTGGTTGTTGAAAATGTTTAAAGAGTATCCACGAAGTAAAGAATATACACCAGAATGGTTAAGAAAAATCATAGGTAATAAATGTAAATATTTAAAAAAATAA